One part of the Anopheles coustani chromosome 2, idAnoCousDA_361_x.2, whole genome shotgun sequence genome encodes these proteins:
- the LOC131263239 gene encoding metaxin-2 yields the protein MPKSTTIGSFYIKTATADMKEWPRDAVLYQPYEEEQILLAENASCLAVRTYLKMLDLPVVVEQRANAEFISPGGKRTKLPVLRVENFLYAEFDHIVTFIDDHFNKSLKSHLSQDQKDQLRSSLCLAENIFTVAEQYISWVDEEVRDTITKKRNGCVYPFPLNHVQNFRKEASVKRQLRLADRLNVSLDKVIADVDTLCQNLSTELGQQQYFFGEQPTELDALVFGHLFSIFTMKLPNNVLALTINKYSNLNQFCRNIDHTYFSPREQVRRLN from the exons ATGCCCAAATCAACTACTATCGGCAGTTTTTACATAAAAACAGCAACTGCAG ACATGAAGGAATGGCCACGGGATGCGGTGCTCTACCAACCGTACGAAGAGGAACAGATTCTGCTCGCAGAGAACGCTAGCTGCCTGGCGGTGCGAACGTACCTGAAGATGCTCGATCTTCCCGTGGTGGTCGAACAACGGGCGAATGCGGAATTCATCTCGCCCGGTGGCAAACGAACGAAGCTTCCGGTGCTACGGGTAGAAAACTTCCTCTACGCCGAGTTCGACCACATCGTCACGTTCATCGATGACCATTTCAACAAGTCGCTCAAGTCACACTTGTCGCAGGACCAGAAAGACCAACTTCGGTCTTCGCTCTGCTTGGCGGAGAACATTTTCACCGTTGCCGAGCAGTACATCAGTTGGGTAGACGAGGAAGTGCGCGATACGATCACGAAGAAGCGAAACGGATGCGTGTATCCATTCCCGCTGAATCATGTGCAGAACTTTCGCAAAGAGGCTTCGGTCAAGCGCCAGCTTCGCTTGGCGGACCGGCTGAACGTGAGCCTGGATAAGGTGATCGCCGATGTGGACACACTGTGTCAGAATCTTAGCACCGAGTTAGGCCAGCAGCAGTATTTCTTTGGCGAACAGCCGACAGAATTGGATGCACTCGTCTTTGGCCATCTGTTCAGTATCTTCACGATGAAGCTGCCGAACAATGTGCTCGCGCTGACGATCAACAAGTACAGCAATTTGAATCAGTTCTGTCGCAACATCGATCATACATACTTTTCACCGAGAGAGCAAGTTCGACGACTAAACTag
- the LOC131262598 gene encoding DNA-directed RNA polymerase III subunit RPC2, with the protein MHGDEKRWQEDGKNYKKVQRALEEKWKLVPAFLQVKGLVKQHIDSFNYFINVDIKKIVQANEEVKSDADPCFYLKYLNVQVGKPDVEEGFNNTKSTTPHECRLRDMTYSAPITVDIEYTRGTQRVVRNGLLIGRMPIMLRSSNCILTGKSDYELSKVNECPMDPGGYFIIRGTEKVILIQEQLSWNKMITEDYNGVIQCQVTSSTHEKKSRTILITKHGRYYLKHNSMTEEIPVAIILKAMGIASDQEIMQLVGIDTETQKRFAPSLLEAANHKVYTQQRALEYMGSKLIAKRFTTAATKYKTTADEARDLLATTILAHVPVHNFNFQVKAIYVALMIRRVMAAELDRSAVDDRDYYGNKRLELAGSLLSLMFEDLFKRFNWELKMIADKNIPKIKAAQFDVGKHMREALITSGLETAISTGNWTIKRFKMERAGVTQVLSRLSYISALGMMTRVNSQFEKTRKVSGPRSLQPSQWGMLCPSDTPEGEACGLVKNLALMTHITTEVDEEPVIRLAYNAGVEDIRLLGGETINNPKVFMVFINGNILGVTIAYRRLVQVFRMMRRRGLIGAFVSIHTSFTQRCVYIHTDGGRLCRPYIIVQEGRSLVLQEHLEQMKLGLRKFDDFLHDGLIEYLDVNEENDSFIAYQERDIDPEKTTHLEIEPFTLLGVCAGLVPYPHHNQSPRNTYQCAMGKQAMGIIGYNQKNRIDTLMYNIVYPQTPMVRSRTIELTNFDKLPAGQNATVAVMSYSGYDIEDALILNKASIDRGYGRCLVYKNSKCTIKRYSNQTFDRIMGPMKDALTGKIISKHECLDTDGIVSPGERLLCKQTMVNKEMPAVKSNNPIEQKESGQQPIAYSSVPITYKGTEPSYAERVLVSTNNEEEFLVKILLRQTRRPEIGDKFSSRHGQKGVTGLIVDQEDLPFNDYGMSPDMVMNPHGFPSRMTVGKTLELLGSKAGVLEGKFHYGTAFGGSKCSDLQDELFKHGFNYLGKDIFYSGITGEPLEVYIYSGPVYYQKLKHMVQDKMHARARGPRAVLTRQPTQGRSREGGLRLGEMERDCLISYGASMLIMERLMISSDAFDVDVCNVCGRLAYSSWCHNCRSSASVSKISMPYACKLLFQELTSMNIVPRLKLQNY; encoded by the exons ATGCATGGTGACGAGAAGCGCTGGCAGGAGGATGGTAAAAATTACAAGAAAGTGCAACGCGCACTAGAG gaaaaatggaagCTCGTCCCGGCGTTTCTGCAGGTGAAAGGATTGGTAAAACAGCACATCGATTCGTTCAACTATTTTATCAACGTGGATATCAAGAAAATCGTGCAGGCAAACGAAGAGGTGAAGAGTGATGCGGATCCTTGCTTCTACCTGAAGTACCTGAATGTCCAAGTCGGCAAGCCGGacgtggaggagggtttcaaCAACACCAAATCGACCACACCGCACGAATGTCGCCTACGGGACATGACTTATTCGGCACCGATCACGGTGGACATCGAGTACACGCGCGGTACCCAACGTGTTGTGCGTAATGGGCTGCTGATCGGCCGAATGCCCATAATGCTGCGGTCGTCCAACTGCATCCTAACGGGCAAGTCAGACTATGAGCTGTCGAAGGTGAACGAGTGCCCGATGGATCCGGGTGGTTATTTCATCATCCGCGGCACGGAGAAGGTCATTCTTATCCAGGAGCAGCTGAGCTGGAACAAGATGATCACGGAGGACTACAATGGCGTGATTCAGTGCCAGGTGACCAGTTCGACGCACGAGAAGAAGTCTCGCACTATACTGATCACGAAGCACGGACGCTACTATCTGAAGCACAACTCGATGACGGAAGAAATTCCGGTCGCTATCATCTTGAAGGCGATGGGCATCGCATCGGATCAGGAAATCATGCAGCTCGTGGGAATTGACACGGAAACTCAGAAACGATTCGCACCATCGCTACTGGAAGCGGCAAACCATAAGGTTTACACGCAGCAACGTGCCCTGGAGTACATGGGCTCCAAACTGATTGCTAAGCGATTCACGACGGCCGCAACGAAGTACAAGACCACGGCAGACGAGGCTCGGGATTTGCTGGCCACCACTATCCTGGCGCACGTGCCTGTGCATAACTTCAATTTCCAGGTGAAAGCAATCTACGTGGCACTAATGATACGGCGTGTAATGGCCGCCGAGCTGGACCGGAGCGCCGTCGACGATCGAGATTACTACGGCAACAAGCGCCTCGAATTGGCTGGATCATTGCTATCGCTTATGTTCGAGGATCTGTTCAAGCGATTCAACTGGGAGCTCAAGATGATCGCCGACAAAAACATTCCGAAGATAAAGGCGGCACAGTTCGACGTGGGCAAGCATATGCGTGAAGCGCTCATTACGTCCGGATTGGAGACGGCCATCTCCACCGGCAACTGGACGATTAAGCGGTTCAAGATGGAACGGGCCGGGGTGACACAGGTTCTTTCGCGCTTGAGTTACATCTCAGCGCTCGGAATGATGACGCGTGTGAACTCGCAGTTCGAAAAGACACGCAAAGTGTCCGGACCGAGGTCGCTGCAACCGAGCCAGTGGGGAATGCTATGCCCCTCGGATACGCCGGAAGGAGAAGCGTGTGGTTTGGTGAAAAATCTCGCCCTCATGACACACATTACGACGGAAGTGGATGAAGAACCGGTGATCCGGTTGGCGTACAACGCCGGCGTCGAGGATATTCGTCTACTAGGCGGTGAAACGATCAACAACCCAAAGGTGTTTATGGTGTTCATCAACGGTAACATCCTAGGTGTGACGATTGCGTACCGGCGACTGGTGCAAGTGTTCCGTATGATGCGACGCCGCGGACTGATCGGAGCGTTCGTGTCGATCCATACGTCGTTCACGCAGCGCTGCGTTTACATCCACACCGACGGTGGACGGCTTTGTCGGCCGTACATTATCGTGCAGGAGGGGCGATCTCTCGTCCTGCAGGAACACTTGGAGCAGATGAAGCTGGGCTTGCGTAAATTTGATGACTTTCTGCACGATGGGCTGATCGAGTATCTGGATGTGAACGAGGAAAACGATTCCTTTATTGCTTACCAGGAGCGTGACATTGACCCGGAGAAAACCACTCACCTGGAGATTGAACCGTTTACACTGCTGGGTGTGTGTGCTGGGTTGGTCCCGTATCCACACCACAACCAGAGCCCCCGAAATACGTACCAGTGTGCGATGGGTAAGCAAGCTATGGGCATCATCGGTTACAACCAGAAGAACCGCATCGACACGTTGATGTACAACATCGTGTACCCGCAGACGCCGATGGTGCGTTCGCGTACAATCGAGCTTACCAACTTCGACAAGTTGCCGGCTGGACAGAACGCCACGGTGGCCGTAATGAGTTACTCGGGCTACGATATCGAGGACGCACTCATCCTCAACAAGGCCTCGATCGATCGCGGGTACGGCCGGTGTCTCGTGTACAAGAACAGCAAGTGCACGATCAAGCGGTACAGCAACCAAACGTTCGACCGTATCATGGGCCCAATGAAGGACGCCCTCACAGGGAAAATTATCAGCAAGCACGAGTGTCTCGACACGGACGGGATCGTGTCGCCGGGTGAGCGACTGCTCTGCAAGCAGACCATGGTCAACAAGGAGATGCCAGCGGTCAAGTCAAACAATCCGATCGAGCAGAAAGAGTCCGGTCAGCAGCCGATCGCGTACAGTTCGGTGCCGATCACGTACAAAGGCACCGAACCAAGCTACGCCGAGCGGGTGCTCGTCTCGACGAACAACGAGGAAGAGTTTCTGGTGAAGATTTTGCTGCGACAAACACGCCGCCCCGAAATTGGCGACAAGTTTAGCTCCCGTCACGGACAGAAGGGTGTCACCGGGCTGATCGTAGACCAGGAGGACCTTCCGTTCAACGACTACGGCATGTCGCCCGACATGGTGATGAATCCACACGGTTTCCCATCCCGTATGACGGTGGGCAAAACACTCGAACTGCTTGGCAGCAAAGCGGGTGTACTCGAAGGCAAGTTCCACTATGGTACCGCCTTCGGAGGCTCCAAGTGTTCCGATCTGCAGGATGAACTGTTCAAGCATGGTTTCAATTATCTCGGCAAGGACATATTCTACTCGGGCATCACGGGTGAACCGCTGGAGGTGTACATCTACTCCGGCCCCGTCTACTATCAGAAGCTGAAGCACATGGTGCAGGACAAAATGCATGCCCGTGCCCGTGGCCCCCGGGCGGTCCTGACGCGTCAACCGACGCAAGGACGCAGCCGTGAGGGAGGCCTACGGTTGGGCGAGATGGAACGCGACTGTCTGATTTCGTACGGCGCGAGCATGCTGATTATGGAGCGGCTGATGATTTCGTCCGATGCGTTCGACGTGGACGTTTGTAACGTATGCGGCCGGTTGGCGTACTCGTCCTGGTGCCACAATTGCCGATCGTCGGCTAGCGTTTCCAAAATCTCGATGCCGTACGCCTGTAAGCTGCTGTTTCAAGAACTGACCAGCATGAACATAGTTCCGCGGTTAAAGTTGCAAAACTATTGA
- the LOC131263985 gene encoding toll-like receptor 7 produces the protein MKYKRTTGGGLAGLGLIVVLCFCWVLVLGPPSAHAEYIPPGPKYKCPEKAKLIYPCVCTHGTDDGLFVQCENSNLASLSVAFINLASMNLPIVELRLKRCKIKNLFGTLLHKLPVKHLHVTDTPLASIADHAFYGINDTLLELHLVRNELTQFPIEALKILGMLKVLNIDGHRIESLPKGSFAGAHFDGTLEKLHFVNGPLGELGPDIFGGLKKVKTLDLHGNQLMSLKKGQFKGMREVEVLDLSYNNLTKLDATHVSDLTKMTWCNVSNNALTEITRGTFARNTVLRVVNMAANAIRKIDANTFRGMRFLRRLYLSDNMISDIGRGTFGSVTRIGTIDLARNRIKKVDYQMFFQLNYVELIDLAENEITEIQKDSFKDLYLTHINISHNRLETIEPKSFINCANMTVLDLSHNLIQAIPRTAFDETTYATEWIVTHNLLTNMTQLPLANMTGLKILNVSYNNLVDIPKNTFPKLYELHTIDLAHNNISHIYNAVFQNLLSLRNLNLSYNALEKIGPSTFGTLPTLLELDMSYNRLKDITRGALAKTTGLRFLHMQHNKLEKVFQIPISLNELNLAHNEITEIPEKTWPTMNSLLGLDLSYNRVANNLARGSFAGLLTLQRLNLESNGISEIPRDSFADLGTMQYLYLARNNITVLPKGAFGSLPILFELQLTENGLNSVAERAFDGLLQLLTLNMSHNELRTVPNGAFMGLVSLRRLDLSHNLLTTLDNKTHGLLEDCLSLGELNISHNRISFITRKTFPSNPYIPYQLRSVDLSYNTMSFVTGELKVGTGTVQHLNLSHNNIKEIRPGVLGNLTSLRTLDISYNELLRMDNDVFRMPVNFSELYAHHNKIWNASYEALLKLSNLTLLDLRANELTRFEPPLVRRMKTSNLTVALGENPLQCDCYMRPLFHYLRSLPSVGEMYRELECTLPIPLAGERLFNVTDELLACVPAVEDDAFRPLPDLRFREIAFFRGQLVINWYVAATSDVADFYVYIRDQANRIIVERTVPYTSRSTAINGDDIRPQGDPQLELCVLAKASDDAINFLDSQCVPLPADLDTIKRQYNAQYNYKYPLNLAKASAHSGASCDKCVPSVAFPEFPEDQTKLSVQTVGVPQMSIPSGEFH, from the exons ATGAAGTACAAACGGACAACCGGTGGCGGACTGGCCGGATTAGGTTTAATTGTGGTGCTTTGCTTCTGCTGGGTGTTGGTGTTGGGGCCACCGAGTGCCCACGCGGAGTACATTCCACCCGGACCGAAATACAAATGCCCGGAAAA AGCTAAACTGATATATCCCTGCGTCTGCACCCACGGCACCGACGATGGGTTGTTTGTGCAGTGTGAAAACTCGAACCTGGCCAGCCTCTCGGTGGCATTCATCAACCTGGCCAGCATGAACCTTCCGATCGTCGAGCTGCGCCTCAAGCGGTGCAAAATCA AGAACCTCTTCGGAACGTTGCTCCATAAACTTCCAGTGAAGCACCTACACGTGACGGACACTCCACTGGCCAGCATCGCCGATCATGCCTTTTACGGAATCAACGACACGCTGCTGGAGCTGCATCTGGTACGCAACGAGCTCACGCAGTTTCCCATCGAAGCGCTCAAGATTCTCGGTATGCTGAAGGTGCTCAACATCGATGGCCATCGGATCGAGTCCCTGCCGAAGGGATCGTTCGCAGGGGCCCACTTCGACGGCACACTGGAGAAACTACACTTCGTTAACGGACCGCTCGGTGAGCTCGGACCGGACATCTTCGGG GGTTTGAAAAAGGTGAAAACTCTCGATCTTCACGGGAACCAGCTGATGTCACTGAAGAAAGGCCAGTTCAAGGGAATGCGTGAGGTGGAGGTGCTCGATCTGAGCTACAATAATCTCACCAAACTTGACGCCACGCACGTTTCCGATCTGACCAAGATGACCTGGTGTAACGTGTCCAACAATGCGCTGACGGAAATAACGAG AGGAACTTTTGCCCGTAACACCGTGCTGCGTGTGGTGAACATGGCCGCCAACGCCATCCGTAAGATTGATGCGAACACCTTCCGCGGCATGCGATTCCTGCGGCGACTCTATCTGTCCGACAACATGATCAGCGACATTGGCCGAGGAACGTTTGGTTCGGTCACTCGCATCGGCACGATCGACCTGGCACGCAATCGCATCAAGAAAGTAGACTACCAGATGTTTTTCCAACTGAATTATGTCGAG TTAATCGATCTGGCGGAAAATGAAATTACGGAGATACAGAAGGATTCTTTCAAGGATCTGTACCTGACGCACATCAACATCTCGCACAATCGACTGGAAACCATAGAACCAAAGTCGTTTATCAACTGCGCCAACATGACGGTGCTTGACCTATCGCACAACCTCATCCAGGCGATTCCGCGCACCGCCTTCGACGAGACGACGTATGCCACGGAGTGGATCGTCACGCACAACCTGCTAACGAACATGACCCAACTGCCGTTGGCCAATATGACCGGGTTGAAAATACTGAACGTGTCCTATAACAATCTCGTCGACATCCCCAAGAACACATTCCCGAAGTTGTACGAGCTACATACGATCGACCTGGCGCACAATAACATCTCGCATATCTACAATGCCGTGTTCCAAAACCTACTCTCGCTACGTAATCTGAACCTTAGCTACAATGCCCTGGAGAAGATAGGTCCGTCCACGTTTGGCACACTCCCGACACTGCTCGAACTAGATATGAGCTACAACCGGCTGAAGGACATTACCCGGGGTGCGCTGGCGAAGACGACGGGGCTACGTTTCCTGCACATGCAGCACAACAAGCTCGAAAAGGTGTTCCAGATACCGATCTCGCTCAACGAGCTCAACCTAGCGCACAACGAGATCACGGAGATACCGGAGAAAACTTGGCCCACGATGAACTCCCTGCTCGGGCTCGATCTGAGCTACAATCGGGTTGCGAACAACCTCGCCCGGGGTAGCTTTGCTGGACTGCTCACCCTCCAGCGGCTGAACCTCGAGTCGAACGGTATATCGGAGATCCCGCGGGATAGTTTTGCCGACCTCGGTACGATGCAGTATTTGTATCTCGCTCGGAACAACATTACCGTGCTTCCGAAGGGAGCCTTCGGTAGTTTGCCGATCCTGTTTGAGCTGCAGCTCACGGAAAACGGGTTAAACAGTGTGGCCGAGAGGGCTTTTGACGGTTTGCTGCAGCTCCTGACACTTAACATGTCCCACAATGAACTGCGCACGGTGCCGAACGGTGCATTCATGGGGCTGGTGTCGCTACGACGGCTCGATCTGTCGCACAATTTGCTCACCACTCTGGACAATAAAACACACGGACTGCTCGAAGATTGTCTTAGCTTGGGCGAG CTCAACATCAGCCACAATCGGATCAGTTTCATCACACGTAAGACATTCCCTTCGAACCCCTACATTCCATACCAGCTACGATCGGTCGATCTGAGCTACAACACGATGTCGTTCGTGACGGGTGAGCTCAAGGTTGGCACGGGAACCGTTCAGCATCTCAATCTCTCGCATAACAATATCAAAGAGATCCGTCCGGGTGTACTCGGCAATCTGACGTCCCTACGCACATTAGACATTTCGTACAACGAGTTGCTGCGGATGGACAACGATGTTTTCCGAATGCCCGTCAACTTTAGTGAGTTGTACGCGCATCATAACAAAATCTGGAACGCGTCCTATGAGGCGCTCCTGAAGCTTAGTAACCTGACGCTGCTGGATCTGCGAGCGAACGAGCTTACCCGCTTCGAGCCACCGCTGGTGCGGAGGATGAAAACGTCCAACCTAACTGTGGCCCTCGGCGAGAACCCACTTCAATGCGACTGTTACATGCGCCCACTGTTCCACTATCTTCGGTCGCTACCATCGGTTGGGGAAATGTATCGGGAGTTGGAGTGCACCCTACCGATCCCATTGGCCGGCGAGCGGCTGTTCAACGTCACGGATGAACTGTTGGCCTGTGTGCCGGCGGTTGAAGATGATGCATTTAGGCCGCTACCAGATCTACGGTTCCGCGAGATTGCTTT CTTCCGTGGACAGCTCGTCATCAACTGGTACGTGGCGGCGACGTCCGATGTGGCCGACTTTTACGTGTACATTCGTGACCAGGCCAATCGAATCATCGTTGAGCGCACGGTACCGTACACTAGTCGATCGACGGCGATCAATGGCGACGACATCCGGCCCCAGGGTGACCCACAGCTCGAACTGTGCGTGCTGGCCAAGGCTAGTGACGATGCGATCAACTTCCTCGACAGCCAGTGCGTACCACTGCCCGCGGATCTGGACACGATCAAGCGTCAGTACAACGCACAGTACAACTACAAATACCCACTTAATCTGGCCAAGGCCAGTGCCCATTCCGGGGCGAGCTGTGATAAATGCGTACCTTCGGTGGCG TTCCCGGAGTTCCCGGAGGACCAAACAAAGCTCAGCGTTCAAACAGTCGGTGTACCGCAGATGAGCATACCATCGGGAGAATTTCACTAA
- the LOC131267587 gene encoding protein phosphatase 1B: MGAFLEKPMTAKHNEHGEGNGLRFGVGSMQGWRCEMEDAYHAKTGLGERLEDWNYFAVFDGHAGDNVAKHCAANLLQGIISTTEFSNNDITRGIHAGFLQLDASMRDIPELASGMDKSGTTAVCAFISSQHLYVANCGDSRAVLCQHGQPVFTTQDHKPILPGEKERIQNAGGSVMVQRVNGSLAVSRALGDYDYKNVSALGQCEQLVSPEPEIFCRDRDPADEFLVLACDGVWDVMSNAELCQFVHSRFQLSDNLVEVANQVIDTCLHKGSRDNMSIIIIAFPGAPTPSEEAQRREEAVEAHLRQRIQTILAEMSEIEYGELLKQLASEDIPDLPPGGGLHAKCSFVASVFKELHPKLADTCELGNY, encoded by the coding sequence ATGGGTGCCTTTTTGGAGAAGCCGATGACGGCTAAACACAACGAGCATGGCGAGGGCAATGGGCTCCGCTTCGGTGTCGGCTCAATGCAAGGCTGGCGGTGCGAGATGGAGGACGCGTACCACGCCAAGACAGGGCTGGGCGAACGTTTGGAGGACTGGAACTACTTCGCCGTGTTCGATGGGCACGCGGGTGACAACGTGGCGAAGCATTGCGCGGCCAACCTACTGCAGGGTATTATCAGCACAACGGAGTTCAGCAACAATGACATCACGCGAGGCATACACGCCGGTTTCCTGCAGCTGGACGCGTCGATGCGTGACATTCCGGAGCTGGCGTCCGGCATGGACAAGTCGGGCACGACGGCCGTGTGTGCGTTCATTTCCAGCCAGCACCTGTACGTGGCCAACTGTGGCGATTCGCGAGCCGTCCTCTGTCAGCACGGCCAGCCCGTGTTCACCACGCAGGACCACAAGCCGATTCTGCCCGGCGAGAAGGAGCGCATACAGAACGCGGGCGGCTCGGTGATGGTGCAGCGGGTGAATGGCAGTCTGGCGGTAAGCCGTGCACTTGGCGACTACGACTACAAGAACGTATCGGCGCTCGGGCAGTGTGAGCAACTGGTCTCACCCGAACCGGAGATCTTCTGCCGCGATCGAGATCCGGCCGACGAGTTTCTGGTGCTGGCGTGCGATGGCGTTTGGGACGTGATGAGCAACGCCGAGCTGTGCCAGTTCGTGCACAGCCGCTTTCAGCTATCGGATAACTTGGTGGAGGTGGCAAACCAGGTGATCGATACCTGTCTGCACAAGGGCAGCCGCGACAATATgagtatcatcatcatcgcgttCCCGGGGGCACCTACGCCCAGCGAGGAGGCCCAGCGGCGTGAGGAAGCGGTCGAGGCGCACCTACGCCAGCGCATCCAGACGATCCTGGCCGAAATGAGTGAGATCGAGTACGGTGAGCTGCTAAAGCAGCTCGCCAGCGAGGACATTCCGGATCTGCCACCCGGCGGCGGGTTGCATGCCAAGTGTTCCTTCGTAGCGAGCGTGTTTAAGGAGCTACACCCGAAGCTGGCTGATACGTGCGAATTGGGGAACTATTAG